AGATATGTCAGCCAGTTTCATTGGTCTTAGACTCTTAAACCCTCTTCGTAAAAATTCTTTTTGCAGTGTAAAAATAGCTATTGCTACTTTAGCTAGTACTTCATCTCTGTATCTTAAAGATTCAATCAGCCATTTTGCTTGCCTATATTTTTTTAAATCTTTAACTTCAGGTTTTCTTAACTCTTTTTTAAAAATGTTTACTTCTTTAATTTTTATCTTAAGTTTATTATCTTTATTTATGACGATGATGTCAGGTTCAATGCAGTGATTTGTGTCTTTTATATCTTTAAATTCAAATGTTGGATTAGGATTAAGCGTAGTTTTAATTGTTTCAAGAGCTTGATTGAAAACTTCAGTATTAATTTTAAGTTCTTCCTTTATTTTTTCTTGACCATTATCCAGTAAATCTGCTCTTTCAAGAATTTTAATTACATTACTGTCTAATTTATGGTGTCTTGCTTGCAGTATTAGTGATTCTATTATGTTGAATACACAAATTCCTATGGGATCAAATTTTTGAATTAGTTCAATTATTTGAGTGACTTGTGGCCAATCTTCCTTTTTGAATAACTCATAGGGATTGATTATGTGAAATCCTTTGCTGTCTAAATTGTTTATTATAGTTTCTCCTATTTTAATCTCATCTTTACTCAATTTTTGAATTCTTAGTTGGAATAAAAGATGTTCTTTAAGAGATGGTTTAATTGATATTTTCTCCAGTGCAATTTCGTATTGGGTTTTAGTATTGTCATCTTCTTTATAGAAAAATTTCCTAAACTTATAGGTTCGCAGTGTTTCAAAAAATATTTGATTTGAGTCTACTTGAAGGTATTCGTTATTTTCAACCTCATTCAGTATAATCTTTACCAGAGCCTTTGTATCAAGACTTAGCATTTTGATTGTATTTATCTGGGATATGTGCAACCTTTGTGCTAGTTGCAGGGTTTGCTTAATCATCTCTACATAAAAATATATAGTATTCCACTAGATATTATCAGGATTGCAGGGCTAATTTTTTTGTAAACTAATAAAATAATTAAATTTAGTGCTGCAAGTGAAAAGCTCTTGAAAAATTCTGTACCACTATCACCTATTCTCATGAATATACTTTCAAGTAAAATAAATACGGTAATCAACCACAATGCTATAATTACAGGCCTTAAGCTTTCAAGATAATACTTTAGAAAACTTATTTTATGTAGTACCAGTGTGACAAGTGTAATAATTAGTAACGGTGCGGTGATTAATGCTATTGTGGCAACGACGGCACCACTAACTCCGGCAATTTTTGCACCCACATATGTTGCTATATTGGTAGCAATGGGCCCAGGAGTAATTCTAGATATTGTAATAATATTGATAAATTCTTCCTTTGTTATCCATTGCTTATTAGTAATTATTTCTTTATTAATTATTGCCGTAATTCCATTCCCTCCACCGAAATTTAGAATTCCTATTTTAAAGAAAGTTATAAACAGATTTATTAAAGTCAAATTTGAGCCTTGTTTTGAAAAAATCTTTTCTTTATTGTATGTGTTGTAAAACACACGAGTAAGAAGACTAGCAGTATGTATGTTATGTCTATACGTAATCCATATATTATGTATGTTACTCCCAAACATGTTACCCATTTGATTATTGATTTCCTCAGCATTTGTTTTGAGAATTCAAGTATAACTATTGACATTAGTATGGTTGATGATATTTTTGCCCCCTCAAGAAATTTTTCTAAATAAATGTTATTTGAATCTAAAGTTACATAGATTGCTAGTACTGTTATTACGACTATGGAAGGCAAGATCCCAGCTATAGTTAATAAGATTGCCCCCCTAAAGCCTTTAAGCTTTTTCCCAATTAAGAACGCAAAGTTTATGGCAGTTACTCCGGGAACTACATTGGATGTGGCAAGTATTTCATTGAAATCTTTTTCAGATATTAATTTTTTGTTATTCACGATTTTTTTCCTCAGTTCAGATATTATTAACAAGCCTCCCCCGATAGTCAGTGTCGTTATTTTAAGTACGAGGTAGAATAACTTAAATAAACCATATGACCCCTCTCTTGGTTCCTTCATGAGTCCCTCACTTTAAATTTAATGACTGGCATATCGGGTGTAATTATATCATGTTGCAGAATTTTATTTTGTGTTGTTTTATATGCTATAATTTGCTCGCTTATGAGTGATCAACCAATAACATCTAACGTAGTTAAGGAGGTATTTGTCTTTCAAAACTATGTTAATAAAGTTATTGAGAGCGTAATAGGCTACGGGTTTAAAATTCTTATGGCGGTTTTTGTATGGTATTGCCTAAGGACTATTATTAAGAAATTGAGTAAGTTATTTTTTAAAACTTTAGAAAGAGCAAAGTTGGAGACAAAGCTAGATTCTACTGTTTTTAATTTTTTAAAGTCTCTGTTTAGAGTAATGGTAGATATGGTTTTAATTTTGATCATTTTGCCTTATCTTGGGTTTTCTACAACTTCAATTTTTGCCGTATTTGGATCTTTAAGCATTGCAATTGGGCTTGCTGCTCAGGGAATTTTATCTAATTTTGTTAGTGGTTTAATTGTTCTAAACTCTAATTTTTTTAAAATCGGGGACTACATTAAATGTGATGATGTTGAGGGACAAGTAGACGATGTTCAGATATTTTTTACTACACTCAAGACTGTGGATGGCAAGGTTGTAAAGGTTCCAAATAGTAAATTTACAAACACATCAGTTGTTAATTTTTCTACAAATCCTAAAAGGAGGATTTCTTTTAGCTTCCAGGTGCCCTATAATACAGATATTGGGTTGCTTAAAGATAGAATAGAAAATTTGGCGTTTTCACTGGACAAAGAGCTATATGGCATTGTAGATCCTAGTGTTGTTGTAGAAAGCTATACCCCTTACTACATGGTTATGCAGGTAAGATGTTTTGTAAATACTGAACTTTTCTGGGATTTTCAGTATTTCATAGCAGAAAACATCAAGGTCGTTTTGGTCAACATGGGAATAAAATTCCCCATTCATATTATTGATTTTAACAAACTGTGTTAGTAATATGACTCTTAATTATTTCACAATAGTACTCTTCAATTTTTTCTATGAAAAACGAGCTTGAAAAGGAGGAAGAGCTTTCTTCTGTGTTTTTCTTAAAAGCCTTCAGTTTCTCCTCGTCTCCTATTATTTCGTTAATGTATTTGTGTATATCTTCATAATTGTCTATTAAGAAGCCATTTTTACCTTGTGAGATTACGTCTTTATATATTACATCGTTAATAAGTACAGCAGGTATTCCAGCGGTTAAAGCTTCAATTACTGTCATTGGATACACCTCGCTTTTTGATAAGCTTGCAAAGACATCAGAGATCTTATAGTAGTAATACATTTCTTCCCATGGAACTGTTCCAATAAGTATTATTTGTTTTTCAAGTTCAAACTTCTGTCTAAAACGCCTTATCTCGTTTTCTTCTCGTCCTTTTCCTATAAGAATTAATTTATAATTTTCGTTGTAAACCAAAAGTTTTCTTAAGTGTTCTATTAGTAAGTGTATATTTTTCTCTTTATTTAACCTGCCAACAAATACTATGATTTTATCATTTTCACATAGTCCATGTTTGTTTAAAATTTCTTTTCGCTTTGTTGTATCCATATCCATATGTTTTATGAAAAGATCTCTGTCAACTCCATTTGGAATTATTTTGTAATCGGACTGTTTTGCAAGCTTAAAATACTTGTCCCGTGCCTTAATTGATGGATAGATAAAATGATGTACTTGAGAGTAAAAATTTTTCATTATTTTGTCTGGATTGGTTAAATATTTTAAAACTCCTAAATAATGTAGATAAAAATCCCACATTGTATGATTTGTGTGCACTATTGGGATATTTTGTTCCAAAGCCATTCTTTTCCCAATCTTGCCCATCGTGAATTCGGAGTGGGTATGAATTATTTCAGGTTTATATTCACGTATTACCTTTCTTATTTGTGATTTGTTTGGGAAGGCTATTCTAGCATCTACCTTATGATTAAGTTTGATTGACAGACAACGGTAAACATTATTTTCCTTTAAAGGTGCTCTTCTGGAATTCGGACAAAAAATGTAAACAGCATGTCCTTTTTTTTCGAAACCTTCCTTAATTTGTTTTATAGACGTTGCTACCCCGTTTTTATCTGGAAGATATGTGTCCGTAAATATTGCAATTCTCATTTTCCTGCCCTAACGATTAAAGTATAATATATTTGTCAGTTGAATTATAATATTGTTTACATGCAAGAAGTCTACTTGTTATTGGGCAAAGAGCAGGGGTTAAAGGAAGCTTATTTAGAGGATATTTTAAAGAAGTTTAGCGCTTCGCATGGTGATTTGGCGGTGAATAAAGTTTTTCTGTCGGATTTGTCTTCAGTGGAGCTTTCTGAGTTGCTTTTAACTAATTCTTTTTTTGCAAAAAAAGAGGTTTTTATTGTTTATGAAGCTGAGAATTTAAAAAACAAGAAGGAATTAGAATTAATCTATAGTACCATTGCGAAATCTTTAAATAAGATTGTTATTTTTGTGTCCGTTGAAAATTCAGTTAGCTTTGATCCTAAGAATTCTTTGAAGCTAATTAAGAAAATTTTTTATGAGTTATCCAATCCTGATAAGTTTTTGTTCGTGAAGAAAAGTTTTTTTGAGCTTGGTGTGAAAGTTACAGATAAGGCCATAAACTTAATGCTTTTCATGCTGGAATCAGATACTAAAATTTTGAAATTTTATGTAAACTCCCTTTCTCTTCTTATTAAGAATAAAACTATTGATGAACATGATGTGAATTCTTGGATTAGCTATGTGAGACCGGAGAATTCTTTTTCTTTGTTTGAATCAATTTTAAAAAAAGATATGGAGAGTTCTTTAGTTAAGGTTAAATCCATTCTAGATCAAGGAGAAGATTTTGTTAGTTTGTTGATGAGTCTTGGTTGGCAATTTAGGAAGCTTTTAAAGATAAAGATAGATTTTCAAAATTCAGGTAATATCTCAGTTGTTTTTAAGAAAAATAAAATATTTTCCTCGCTAGAGAAAATTTATAGAATAGGACTTAAAAATTATTCAGATTTTGATATTAAATTTGTTTTAAAGGCATTTCATAAGTTTGATTTGTATTCAAGAATTTATGGTAAGAATTTACATTTGAATTTAGCATATTTTATGGTCTTTGTACTATTGAGACGAGATGAGACCATTCTTAGCAATTTTTCTTCTAAATTTAGGTGTGATTTTTAACAATGTTTGGTTTCAGATTGAAAGGGTCTGGTTTGAGTTTTGCGCAATTTAAGTTTTTGGCTTTATTCGTGTGTTTTTTTGTCTCTTGTGTGTCAAAGCATGAGGCTGAGCGGGCTGTACTGGTGGAATTTTTGGATTCTGTTAAAGATTTGCAAAATAATCCTGAAAAGTTTTATGGATTTCTCAATATTGCCAATGATGATGACATGGCTTCAAGGATTGCTGGGCTTGCAAAAGAGGCAAAAGATGACTTTATTCTTTATCCATTGTTTTTTAATAACATGAAATATGTAATTAAAGATAAAACCGTTGCTGCAGATGAGGTTAATTTTAAGGTTGAGATTAGAAATATTGAATTTAAAAGTGGCATGGAAAAATTTCTAAATAGGCTTAAAGAATTGGAATCAGAACTGGGAAGCATAAAAAATCTTTCAGTACATGAACGTAAAAGTCTATTTGATAAAGTGATAAATGATGTTGTAAATAGTTTAAGTGATTTAGATTATGTTTCAGTTTTACACACATTTAATCTGGTAAAAACAGAGGCTGGTAAGTATAAAATAGACCTATTGGGAGATGTTTCAACCACATCTGGCAGGAATAAGGTGCTTGGTGAACTTTTCTTAAAATTATCTCCTGGAATATCTCAAAAATCGTCAGGCAGTCATGATATTGTTGACTTAAAGGAAGGTCAGATTAAGGCCAATTAACTTGTAATGAAATCGTTGTATGCAAATTTTATAAGAGCAGATTGTTTTATAACCCCTTATTTTGTAAGTGTTTCTCTTCTGAAAATTTTTTTATTTTTTTTGCGAGCTCAATATTAATACTCATCTTTTCAGCTATTTCATTTTCAGTTAAGGACAATATATCTTCGTGTGTTCCAAGTGTTTTTAAAATATTTTTTGCAAGTTTTTCACCGATTCCCTCTATGTCACTGTAACTTAACTTTATCTTCCTGCTTAGCATACTATTAAACTTGTTTGCTCGCCTGTGAGCTTCATCTCGAACATTTTGTAATACTCTAAGAGCAGGATTCCCTTCTGCAAGGTTAATGCCTTGTGTTTTGTTTGGTACAAATATTGTTTCTTCTCTTTTTGCTAGTGCACAAATAGCTACCTTATCTGCAATTTTTAATCCTTTTAATATAGAGTAAACAGAACTTAATTGCCCTTTACCTCCGTCTATCAAGATTAGATCAGGAAGTTCTAAATTTTCATTGATTAGCTTTGTATATCTTCTCGATACAACCTCTCTTATTGACTTAAAATCATCAATTTCTCCGTTGCTTAATGAATTTATTCTATAAACTCTATATCCACTTTTGAGGGGTTTCCCCATAAAAAAGGTAACCAAAGATGCTACTGTTTTGTGTCCATTAATATGGGAAATATCAAATCCCTCAATTATTTTTGGGAGTTTTTTCATTTCAAGAATAATTCTTAAATTTTCTAGTGCTTTGTTCTTCTCATTTTCATATTCTTTTAGTGCGATTTCTGCATTAGAAATTGCCATTTCCATTATTTTTACGGTATTTCTAGACTCTTCATAAATGATCTCAGGTTGTGTGTTTTTAAGTTCACTTATTAGTTTAGTAATATTTGTAGTCTCAATATCTTTGAAAACGTATATCTTGTTGGGTACTATCATGTTCACGGAGGTGTAGTACTGAACTAAAAATTCTGCTACTAGTTCGTCCTCTTCATATATACTCTCGTCAAAATTGATATCTTTTTCTACTAATTTTCCGTCTCTGTATTTAAGTATTACTATAACATTTAGCGTGGCGGATTTGTAAATGTATACGTAGTCTGCGCTCAGCTTGTTAATTTTTGTAATTATTTGAGTTTGACTTAATTCTATTAACGATTTTTTAGTTTCTTTTAATTTTATTGCTTGTTCAAAATCTTCTTTTTTAATTACCTCTTTCATTTTTCTTTCAATTTCATCTAGAAGTTCAGATATGTTTCCACTTAATATTGATCTTATTTTGTTTATTTCCTTTCCGTATTCTTCTTCAAGGTCATCTCTGTAACACACTCCAAGACATTGGCCCATGTGAAAGTAAAGACATGGAGTGTTTGATTTACTTTTGCATTTTCTAGTTTTAAACGTTTTATTAATGAGATCTAGTGCTAGATCTAAGTTTTTTGCATTAACATATGGCCCAAAATACTCACTTCTGTCATTTATTATTTTTCTAGTTTTAAAGACTCTTGGATACTTTTCGCGAGTTATTCTTATCATAGGGTATCCCTTATCATCTTTTAACTTGATGTTGTAGTCCGGTTTGTGCTCTTTTATCAAATTGCATTCTAAAAGTAAAGCCTCATATTCACTATTTGTAGTAATTATGTCTATTCTTTCTACATTTCTCATCAGTATTTTTGTTTTGTGGCCATTTCTTTCCAGGAAATAGCTCTTTACTCTTGCTCTTAAATTTTTTGCTTTCCCAATGTACAGTATCCTACCGGATGCAGAGTACATTTTATAACACCCACTAGTAGTCGGAAATCTCTGTACTTTCTCATACAAGCCCTGTAAACGTTCGATCATGTTGCCTCACCGTTGCTTGTTTAAGTAATCATTTTTACTTTTGTGATATAATACTATATCATGTCTGGGTAAATTGTTAAGCGCGTTGTTTTTGTATTTGAAAAGCTGAAGGTATGTTGTAATGAGATTTGTTTTTGCATTTTTGTTGTTTTTTTTGTGTTTTGGTTGCGTTTTTTCGCAAGAGCTTAAGTTAATTCTTGATTCGAAAGAGGGCTTTAAGTTTATTCAGGAATCTCATAATGTTAGCTTTGAGAAGGATAATAGGGGCATTCTTGGAATTTATTTGGATAGACATAGGGGTGTTCTGGATTTTAGTAACATTGATTTGCGGTTGGAAATTGAGAAAGATAGTCTTCTTGAAGATACTTCTTTAAATTATTTTGTTGACTCAAGTAATGCCAAGATTTCAAATTCTTTTCATAACATTTCAGGTAATTCTTTAATTTTTTATTCAAGTAGAAACACTCTTAGGCTTAGGCCAATAACTAAGAAGGCTTTTTTTTATTCAGGCAACGTGATTTCCGATTTTACCATTCAGTTTTGGTTGTACCGTACCACTTCTGTTACCGGAGAAATGATTGTGAGTTGGAATGGATATAAGAATGTCAAGGGCGCTTGGTTGGACCAAGCTATTCGGTTGGAGAGTGAAGAAGGAACTTTTGTTTGGAGCTTTAACAATGTATTTTTGAATGAAAGAGGAGATCCTATTAAGGTTAAGATAAAAAGTGATGACGATTTTGTTCCAAAAGAATGGCATTTACATACCATAAGGTATAAGCAGAAAGAGGGATTGCTCGAATATTTAATAGATTCTAGACCACAAGCTGTAGAGTATGTTACGAACGATAGAAGAGAGGGTTCTGGTTATTTATTAAGTATTGGTAATTTTATTGATTTTACTTTAGGGCAGTATTTTACAGGAGCTATTGAAAATTTTGAAATTCATAAGAGTTTCGAGGAAGTAAGTAATGCTTTTTTCTCAAGAGATAAGGGGTACATTATTACCGAACCGATAAGGTTGTCTAAGGATTATTCTCAAATTCTTTCTATTGATTTTGACAGTATGAAACCTAAAGATACAGAGATTGTTTATTACTATAGGCTAGATAACAAGGTGTTTTATGGGACAAATGTGAGGGGGGGAGGAATCAGGAAGAATTTGACGGGGGATTGGATTCATTTTGACCCTAAGATAGGATTTCCTGAATCTAGTGTGTCAAAATATATACAGCTTAAGGTTGAATTTTATCCTAATGGCAATCCTCTAGATAGCCCAGCTCTTTATAGCATGATGCTTACTTATATACCTGAAGCAGCTCCTTTCCCGCCTGTGATAACAAAAGCTGTTCCAAGTTCGGGAGAGGTATTTATTGAATGGGTTCCTGTCATTAGTAGCAATATTTTGGGTTACTACATTTACATAGGGTCTAGTCCTGGTAATTATCATGGTAAATCTGGGGGTGTGTTGTCGTCTCCTATTGATGTAGGCAATAAAACTGCTTTCAAAATTACAGGACTTGAGGATGGGAGACTTTATTACATTAGTGTTGCTTCTTATAGTTTAGACAAGAGAGTAAATGAAACTTCATTTTCAAAAGAAATTTCCGTAAGGCCTATGGAGATATTTAAAAAGTATGAATAATGGTGATTTTGAGAGGGCGTTGGAGTTTTATAAGAAGGGCGATTTCACAAATGCTCTTCTCAATTTGGATGTTTTTGACGATAATTTTGATTCTCTATCCCTTAAAGCTCTAATTTATTTTAGACTTAAGGATTATAAGGCACTTTTGTATATTTTAGATACTTATCCTGTTTTGAGTGAGTGTAGATTTTTAATTAAGCTTTTAAATTATGGCAAATTTGAAGGACATGTTGATGAATTGAATTATTTTGAAAATTATAATCTTGGTGTTTTTTATTTTGGACTAAAAAAATACGAAAATTCTCTGGCTTGTTTTTTAAAGGCTAGTGAGCAAAACTCTAGTCTTATTCAAGCTGTTAATAATGCTGCTGTTTTGCTTGAAATGTTAAACAGAAGAGAAGATGCCAATCGTAGTATCCTTAGGGCCATGGATATAGACAAAGATAATCCTCTTGTTAAATTAAATGGATGGATTTTAGAGAACAACTTTGCATTTGAAGGCGCAAAGCCTTTAGAAATTGAGGAGAGTTTTTGCGGAGCTAATCTTGCTCTTGTTGTTAACTATTTAATATACCACCTCTACGTTATAGGAGAGATAGGAAGTGCGGTTAAGCTTTCTGAGAGGTTTTTAACGGACTCTAGTTATTCTAAGTATATTTGGCATAATAGAGCCACCGTTTTGCATAAAATAGGGAACATGACACAGGCTACCAAATCTTACGTGAGAGCTATCTTAAGCTTTCCCAATATTTATACAATATATAATATGCACATAGCTACGGTAGATCTCTTAAATTTTTCTCCTAGGAAAGCTATTGAGAGAATGGTCTTGGATTACCCTGATATGGACTTGGTTTGTTTTTATGCTTTTTTGTTTTTCTTAAGGAACCGTGATCTTGAAGACGCATATTTTTATATGAAAAAGCTTTGCGCACTTAAACCAGGAATTTACTCCGAATTTTTAAAGTTACTTGAGGCTAGGGAAGATGTTTTGATTGAAGAACTTTTAGAAGAGTTGGCAATGTTTTTAAAGGGTAATTGGGTATTAGAGTATTTGTTTTTTATTGATAATTCCTTAAATTTAAAAGATCCTGTTTTTGTGTTCGATTATGATATTAGAATTTGTCCATATATTTGGAAAATTAAGGACGAACACATTGAGCTTAGAGTTAACAGTAATGAAATTTCTATTACTAGAGAGATTTTATTAAATGAGCTTGGGAGCATTAACACTGATGTTTCAGTTAAAGAAATTAAGGATTTAATTGGTGCTTATAGGGATTTTAGCATTAATTGTTAATATGAGCATTTGTATTGTTTGTTGACATTGTTATTTGTCTAATATACTATTTATTAGTACTTAAGGAGAGATGCCAGAGTGGCCGAATGGGGCTTCCTGCTAAGAAGTTGTCCTTTTAAAAGGGGACCATGGGTTCGAATCCCATTCTCTCCGTAGGATCTCTTGTTGAGTGCCTTGACGAGAATTTCTTTGATTTAAAAATGTGTAGTGATTCGGGAGAGGTGGCAGAGTGGTTGAATGCTACGGTCTTGAAAACCGTCGTAGGTGTGAACCTACCGTGAGTTCGAATCTCACCCTCTCCGTTTGGTTATAGGACACCCAGAGCTGAGCATTGGTTTTCTAGTTCTCGGTGTTTTTGTTGATTGGAAATGTAAATTCGATCTTTCCGCTTGCATGGTTGCTTATTGTAAGTGGGTCGTAGAAGAAAATTACATTATTGTTTTTAAAGTAGTATTTGTTTTTTTGAAAGATCTCTTCATAGCTATTGTTAAATAGGTCGTGATTGAGAGTGCTTCTGCCAAACTCTTTAATTTCTTTTTTCACTTGTTCTTTCAGTACTTGAATCAAAGAATCTAATTGGTCTTTTGAAATGATGTCTGATATTTGTATTATTCTATTTCCCTTCAGATTGATGGGATGGTACGTTGTAATTCCATTTGCAGCCCCTTGTTCTATTGTGTACTGTGAGTACAGGATTGATGTTATTTGAAGGTCTTCATTTTTAAATATTTCAAATTCAGAATGATAAAAATATTCATGCTCAGTTTCTTTTGAGTTTTTTTTCTCTAAACTTGCGTTTTCCTTATAAACTTTCCATTCTTTTATAAGGTTTTCAAGACCAAGATCTAATCCTAATATCATTGGAACCTGGGCATCTATGTGAAAGATATTGTTATTTTGATCAGTGTCAGTTTTTTTTATAATTTTTGTTTCAATACTGATTTCATTTTTTTCTGTATCTTTTCCTGATTTTGAGCAGGAAATAAGCAACAAAAGTACTGTAATGATAGCTGAAAATTTGATCGTCATCCGTTTCTCCTTTAGCAAATAATTGTTCCTAAGCTCTTGAACCTAAAGATACCTGACAGATATCTGTTTGTGCTTTGTAAGTTAAATTTATTGTAATAAATAATGTTTTTTATTACAATAAATTTAATATTTGTTGTGCCCATAGCTCAGCTGGACAGAGCGTTAGATTGCGGTTCTGAAGGTCAGAGGTTCGAGTCCTCTTGGGCACGGAAGTTGCTGAGTTTGGAGAGATGGCTGAGTGGCTGAAGGCGCGCGCTTGGAAAGCGTGTATACATGTAAGTGTATCATGGGTTCGAATCCCATTCTTTCCGATTCCTAGGACCCGCACTATTAAGGATTGCCTAATCCCGTCAGGACTGGAAGGTAGCAGCGGTAAGTAATTGCTTGGTGAGTGCGTACGTCTTAGGTTTAGCTTTGTTTGGGTAGGTAATGTTTTCTTTGGGTTGGCACTTTGTGGGTATTAACGGTGCGCTGTGTCGTTTAAAAAGTGGTCTTTTTCTATTTAGTGAGTTGTGTTTTTGCATCTAGGGTTTGGATTGAGATTTTGTTTGTGTATGGAGAGATGAGATGATATCTTTAAGGGGCACTGCTATTAAGAGGCGTCCTAGGGATTTTAATTCTCTTGAGGGACAGGATTTTGTTGCTGAGACTTTAAAACATTCAATAGAAAACAATAAGATAGCTAATGCTTACATATTTTCAGGTCCACGAGGTGTTGGTAAGACTTCCTCTGCAAGAGCCTTTGCTAGGTGTTTAAATTGTAAAACAGGTCCAACGATTACTCCCTGCGGAGTATGTAGCAGTTGTAAGTCCATTGATAATGACAATAGTCTTGATATTATTGAAATTGATGGTGCCTCAAATACTTCTGTACAAGATGTTAGGCAAATTAAGGAAGAAATAATGTTTCCTCCTGCTACTTCGAATTATAGAATCTATATTATTGATGAAGTGCATATGCTTTCAAACTCCGCTTTTAATGCCCTTTTAAAGACAATCGAAGAACCCCCTGGTTATATTGTTTTTATTTTTGCGACTACAGAAGTACATAAACTTCCCGATACAATCAAGAGTAGATGTCAACATTTTAATTTTAGGCTATTACCTTTAAATAAGATTTATGAGATGTTAAAGCGAATTTGTCTTGAAGATGATATTAAATATGAAGACGAAGCGTTGACATGGATTGCATACAAGAGCGGAGGGAGCGTAAGAGATTCTTATACACTTTTTGATCAAATTGTTTCTTTTAGCAATTCTGATATAAAGCTTGAACAAATAAAATCTAAGATGGGATTGGCTAGTGATGAATTTTTGGAAAAATTAGCATTAAGTATCCTTGATGAGGATTTAAAAGAGTTGATTTATGTCCTAGACGAAGCTTTCTTGACGGGGATTTCATGTGAGCAGTTTCTTCTTGATGTAATTGAATTTTTTAGAGAAATATTGTTTTTGAAACTAGATATTAAAAAACTTGCTTTTATTGGGGTTAAATCTGAGTCTTTAAAATCAAAATTATTAGAGTTTGATTTAAACCACGTTGAAAGGAGTATTAGTATATTGCTTGACACTTACAGGGATTTGCAGTTTTCGGTAAATCCTAGGTATGAACTTGAGATTAGTCTTATTAAAATAGTTAGAATTAAGGGTTATGTACCAAATCATGTTTTAATTAAAC
This is a stretch of genomic DNA from Borrelia sp. P9F1. It encodes these proteins:
- the rpoN gene encoding RNA polymerase factor sigma-54 — encoded protein: MIKQTLQLAQRLHISQINTIKMLSLDTKALVKIILNEVENNEYLQVDSNQIFFETLRTYKFRKFFYKEDDNTKTQYEIALEKISIKPSLKEHLLFQLRIQKLSKDEIKIGETIINNLDSKGFHIINPYELFKKEDWPQVTQIIELIQKFDPIGICVFNIIESLILQARHHKLDSNVIKILERADLLDNGQEKIKEELKINTEVFNQALETIKTTLNPNPTFEFKDIKDTNHCIEPDIIVINKDNKLKIKIKEVNIFKKELRKPEVKDLKKYRQAKWLIESLRYRDEVLAKVAIAIFTLQKEFLRRGFKSLRPMKLADISEKINLSKSTISRTIKNKYLKFDWGIIAVRKLFNSAGGAKTNEFSKLSIKLVIKGILAKGKKVSDGRISDILKSKGISISRRTVNKYRNELKLEGEGYGT
- a CDS encoding chromate transporter, producing MTLINLFITFFKIGILNFGGGNGITAIINKEIITNKQWITKEEFINIITISRITPGPIATNIATYVGAKIAGVSGAVVATIALITAPLLIITLVTLVLHKISFLKYYLESLRPVIIALWLITVFILLESIFMRIGDSGTEFFKSFSLAALNLIILLVYKKISPAILIISSGILYIFM
- a CDS encoding chromate transporter, whose product is MKEPREGSYGLFKLFYLVLKITTLTIGGGLLIISELRKKIVNNKKLISEKDFNEILATSNVVPGVTAINFAFLIGKKLKGFRGAILLTIAGILPSIVVITVLAIYVTLDSNNIYLEKFLEGAKISSTILMSIVILEFSKQMLRKSIIKWVTCLGVTYIIYGLRIDITYILLVFLLVCFTTHTIKKRFFQNKAQI
- a CDS encoding mechanosensitive ion channel family protein; protein product: MSDQPITSNVVKEVFVFQNYVNKVIESVIGYGFKILMAVFVWYCLRTIIKKLSKLFFKTLERAKLETKLDSTVFNFLKSLFRVMVDMVLILIILPYLGFSTTSIFAVFGSLSIAIGLAAQGILSNFVSGLIVLNSNFFKIGDYIKCDDVEGQVDDVQIFFTTLKTVDGKVVKVPNSKFTNTSVVNFSTNPKRRISFSFQVPYNTDIGLLKDRIENLAFSLDKELYGIVDPSVVVESYTPYYMVMQVRCFVNTELFWDFQYFIAENIKVVLVNMGIKFPIHIIDFNKLC
- a CDS encoding glycosyltransferase, whose protein sequence is MRIAIFTDTYLPDKNGVATSIKQIKEGFEKKGHAVYIFCPNSRRAPLKENNVYRCLSIKLNHKVDARIAFPNKSQIRKVIREYKPEIIHTHSEFTMGKIGKRMALEQNIPIVHTNHTMWDFYLHYLGVLKYLTNPDKIMKNFYSQVHHFIYPSIKARDKYFKLAKQSDYKIIPNGVDRDLFIKHMDMDTTKRKEILNKHGLCENDKIIVFVGRLNKEKNIHLLIEHLRKLLVYNENYKLILIGKGREENEIRRFRQKFELEKQIILIGTVPWEEMYYYYKISDVFASLSKSEVYPMTVIEALTAGIPAVLINDVIYKDVISQGKNGFLIDNYEDIHKYINEIIGDEEKLKAFKKNTEESSSSFSSSFFIEKIEEYYCEIIKSHITNTVC
- the holA gene encoding DNA polymerase III subunit delta, translating into MQEVYLLLGKEQGLKEAYLEDILKKFSASHGDLAVNKVFLSDLSSVELSELLLTNSFFAKKEVFIVYEAENLKNKKELELIYSTIAKSLNKIVIFVSVENSVSFDPKNSLKLIKKIFYELSNPDKFLFVKKSFFELGVKVTDKAINLMLFMLESDTKILKFYVNSLSLLIKNKTIDEHDVNSWISYVRPENSFSLFESILKKDMESSLVKVKSILDQGEDFVSLLMSLGWQFRKLLKIKIDFQNSGNISVVFKKNKIFSSLEKIYRIGLKNYSDFDIKFVLKAFHKFDLYSRIYGKNLHLNLAYFMVFVLLRRDETILSNFSSKFRCDF